The following DNA comes from Brachionichthys hirsutus isolate HB-005 unplaced genomic scaffold, CSIRO-AGI_Bhir_v1 contig_753, whole genome shotgun sequence.
TCCGATATGAACTAGAAtgctaaatgtcttctggatctgatccagaatgaggtccggAAAAAACGAAATATTAAaatttacggatttaaaaatcagttaaaatactctgattcacttttgtttttcatggttgttgtataaagacaccaagaacaatctagaaccttttgatgatgatccagatcaccgtgtggacggtgtgaatccagttaggaggggaacgagctgcttggtggaggtctgcgctctccgactCGCTCCACAAGCTTTACCATCGGACCGGCAGCAGTCGCCTCCAGGATCTCGTGCCTCATTATCACactggttagcgtgttagcttagcatcagcaAACAGCgacttcttctttcttcccgtttcattcattctttatttgACTTATTCCGTTTGGAGGTCTCGCCAGGAAAACGGTCGTCCCAATCTCCAATAAAACAGAATCAGAACAAGCTTGGCATTTAGCAGCTACACCCGCCTGTCTGTGAACCAATCAGGATCGAAATCTATTGCCCGGCTTGCCAATATATAAATAGTCCAGTATGAAAGACGCTTTGAATTTACAGAAATGGTGGCCCGGCGGAGAGCTGTTCCAGACCAAGCCGCCTGGGAGGGGGCTCCAAACCCAAAACTTACTTACAAATTAGCAAATGTGCCTAAACCCATTAAATGGCTTTCTAAATGCCGCCGCCGGGGCAACTGGTAGCTCCTCTTTGCCAGGCCTGTGAGCGCCGCGGCCGAACCTGGCGGCGACGGCCTGCCCCCCGTGAGCCGAGCCAGTGGAAGCCACAAATGGAATGAGGGGGCCGCTGGGTAGGAAAGATGAAAAATAGGAGCGGCAGCCTGCAGCTTTGTGATAGAGAGCAGATCCGGTTTGTCAAGGTGAGGCGGGGGGGTgataaagagaggaggagggcaggggTGGGGGGATTACAGGGCCTCTGGCAGCCTCGTTCACCCCGTCGGAGGACCACGGGCTCTGCCTCTCCGATAGCATGCGTCCTCCCAGATGCCCCCAGGATGTGTGAAGAGTTGACAAAGCGATGTCCCAAAAACAGACCCGTATACAACTATGGCGGAAAAAGCCCCCCCCGTTGCAATTAAATGAAAGTCCAGTTCTTTTTTAATCCAGGctggtatccggatcgctcatCATTGGTTTCCCGTGATTAACGTgaagccagaaccagaaccagaacacaagtaaaaaaaagtctgcccccccccccccccctgttttcttttcatcaatcCAGGGTTTCTAAGCACAGGAGACCAGGCGGCCAAGGGCAACTACGGCCTGCTGGATCAAATCCAGGCTCTCAGGTGGATCAAAGAAAACATCCAGGCCTTCAAAGGAGACCCGAAGAGAGTGACCATTTTCGGCTCGGGGGCCGGCGCGTCGTGCGTCAGCCTCCTCACCCTCTCGCATTACTCAGAAGGTACGTCTGCTTCCTCGCCGTTCACACGCCCCGACGGCTTTTTCATCGCTGGCATCCGGTCACGGCGCTCTGATGCGTCACAGAGTGCAGATAGAAGCCCCGACTGAGAGAGAGACGCGTGTTTTCAGTTCATAAAGGGTTAAAGCGGGTCTTTTCTTCATGATCAGAGCGTGCGAAAGCGTTCGAGGACCGGGAACGAGATGAAGCCGTCTCGTTTTCGTTTCCGTGCATTATCAATGCGCTTTTCTAAATATGATTATTAATAAGCTTTGTGCGACGACAATCCACACAACCGGCGAGGAAAATCATCCGACTCATCCGTCGGAAAAGAAAGGGAGGATTTGTGGGAGGATGAGATTGCGATGATTTCTGCTCCGTttccccaaaaaacaaaaaaatcctcTCTTTGGAGAACAAATGTAGGCtttatgaaaaaacaaacaaacatcatggagtcaacagacacagacaaaaaacGGCCCCTCCCCCTTTTATCATTGGTTCCCTCCGGTTGGAAACATGCCAGAAGTCTGAGCAACACGGCGAGGTCACAAACGCCTCCCGGTTGCTTTCTACGTCTGGCTTTGAAGGTTTAACCCCGCGCTGAACCAAAAGCTCGCCACGACTTGTAGGAGACGTTTGGCGCCGGCCCGCTTGAGTCGCCGCCTCCGCTGCGTGTGCAAAGAGTATAAATAGCGTTCTCTGAACCAAAATgggaaaatacaaaatgcacGGAGCTCCAGTGTTCCTCCTGTGCCCTACTTGCAGACTGCCTGTATTCGAAGACGTGATGCGAAGGTCTTGTTGCCATAACAACAATTTTAGGAACACAGAGATACATTTCCAGAGCttttttattagtattattgtaatataaagtATTATTTGTTTCTGCGTTTCTCTTAATCTAACTTGGCGTCTTACTACGTAACCGTTGACCTTTATTTTCTTACCCATCTTCACCCGATCATCTGACCCAGATATGTTCCAGAAAGCCATCATCCAGAGCGGGACGGCGCTGTCCAGCTGGGCGGTCAACTACCAGCCGGCCAAGTACACGCGCGTCCTGGCGGAGAAGGTGGGCTGCAACATGCTGGACACCATCGACCTGGTGGAGTGTCTCCAGAACAAGAACTACAAGGAGCTGATCGAGCAGTACATCACGCCCGCCAAGTACCACATCGCCTTCGGCCCCGTGATCGACGGCGACGTCATCCCGGACGACCCCCAGATCCTCATGGAGCAAGGCGAGTTCCTCAACTACGACATCATGCTGGGGGTCAATCAAGGCGAGGGATTTAAGTTCGTGGACGGCATTGTGGACAGCGAGGACGGGGTGTCCGCCAACGACTTTGACTTCGCCGTGTCGGACTTCGTGGACCATCTGTACGGCTACCCGGAGGGCAAGGACACTCTTCGGGAGACGATCAAATTCATGTACACCGACTGGGCGGACAaggagaacccggagacccGCCGCAAGACCCTGGTGGCGCTGTTCACCGATCACCAGTGGGTGGCGCCGGCAGTGGCCACAGCCGACCTCCACGCCCAGTACGGCTCGCCGACCTATTTCTACGCTTTCTACCACCACTGCCAGAGCGACATGAAGCCGAGCTGGGCCGACTCGGCCCACGGCGACGAAGTGCCGTACGTTTTCGGAATCCCCATGATCGGCCCCACCGATCTCTTCAACTGCAATTTCTCCAAGAACGACGTGATGCTGAGCGCCGTCGTCATGACGTACTGGACTAACTTTGCTAAGACCGggtgaggtttttatttttttaccatttgCATGAATGAAATTGAAAGAAAAGCCAATTGACATTAACATGTCTGCGAGAATCATCGAGCCGTACTTCAACACTGATGAGGAAGATAAACCCCCATTAGAACCCTTATTGGAATGTTCTGCATCATTAGGATAAAGTTTTGGTTCTACAGAATTAaaaattattgttattaatatatTCATCCCCAAAATAAGATCCCTTGTTGCCAATAAAACAACCAATATATAACAGAAGCCCAcaattaaaatatgaatgtCATTGATGATAGTGTCACATTTTTGCCATTTCTCTTtagtctcccccccccacacacacacactgaaaaatcagtgtgtgtatttttgtttcacTTTGAACTGCACAGCGGAGCCGACCATAACTCGGTGGTTTAAACGGCCATTTCCGCACCTGCAATTACGGCACGCATTAACTCGATTTGTGTTTTTCAATGAAGCGTGAAGgaaattattatcattatgcttTAATAATCACAGGCCTTGCTTTTTACattgcactccccccccccccaaaataaacacactttaaaatgaTACACGGATCAAATCAGCTGCAGACAACAAGCCAATTTCCTGTTTAGACGACACTCAGTGAGGCTGTGATCATGATTTTATCGGATCCTGAAGAATCGGAATCGGCTTtatcatttgacattttttgggCAGGGTCCAAAGCGAACGTCTTTCCTTGTGGCCTGTTTTCATTCAGTTTCCCAGTTTCATGTGCCTGACAGTCACTGGATACGGTAGCCATATTTATTACACACCGTTCGCCCCATCGGCTTGTCTGCAAAGGCAAAATCGCCTTAAGCTCCTTAAGCACAGTATTCTTCTTATTTAAACTGGGAAAAGCTgcttagatagatagatagatagatatacacCCCATCTCCATGAAAGAAGTGCAGGAGGGATGATTCCTTGCTTTTGATTGGGCAAAAAATATACACCACTTTGTAGGCGAGCCTTCACACgagaataaaagaaagaaggagctctaaacagacaaaaacaggcTTTGACATTTTAGAGCGATGACTCATCGGGGTGATTCACAGGCTATTAATTCTGATCattacttgtatttatttagctgTAACAAGTGCGGCTACTCTTCCTGGAGTCAATCCAACGTGTTGCTCGTAGAACAATTTTACATCATCATCTTATTATATGTGCCAATTTAGCGGCGCCACTATGGATTTGAGAGGGGTTCCTCAAGTCGATTGTTCACCGCCGTGTTCGAGGCTGCATCAGGACAACATACATTTCGGTTTTGTCTTTCAGTGATCCAAACCAACCCGTTCCGCAGGACACAAAGTTCATCCACACGAAGCCCAATCGCTTTGAGGAGGTCGCCTGGACCAAGTACAACCCCAAAGACCAGCTCTACCTCCACATCGGTCTGAAGCCTCGGGTCCGGGACCACTACCGCGCGACCAAGGTCGCTTTCTGGCTGGAGCTGGTTCCGCATCTCCATAACATAAATGAGTTTTTCCAATATGTATCCACCACCACCAAGATACCGCCACAAGACACCACCCCGTACCCCTACACCAAACGCTTCCCGGGCAAAAACAGCTGGCCTTCCACCACTCGCCACCCGGGCGTGCCCCCCACCAACACCAGACAGACTACCGACCAGCGAAAGAGCGGCGACCTGACCGACGAGTCAACCGTGCTGATCGAGACCAAGCGGGACTACTCCACCGAGCTCAGCGTCACCATCGCCGTCGGCGCGTCCTTGCTCTTTTTGAACATCCTCGCCTTCGCGGCGCTCTACTACAAGAAAGACAAGCGGCGGCACGAGTCCAACCGCCGCGTCCCCACCCCGCAGCGCAGCGCCGCGCCTGCCGGCGCGCCCGCCGCGGCCAATGACGTGGCCCACCTGCAGAGCGAGGAGCTGATGTCGCTGcagatgaagcagcagcagctggagcacgAGCACCACCACGAATGCGAGGCGCTGCAGACCCACGACACGCTGCGCCTGACGTGCCCCCCGGACTACACCCTCACCCTGCGCCGCTCGCCCGACGACATACCCCTGATGACGCCCAGCACCATCACAATGATCCCCAACTCGCTGGCTGCCATGCAGCCGCTGCACAACTTCAACACCTTTGGCAGCAGCCAGAACAGTACCAACTTACCCCACGGACACTCCACCACAAGGGTATAGCTCTGGACCGgacagggacggggacgggggacaAGGCAAATAGGATAAGATGAAGCCGTGCGAAGGACGGACTCGGCAGATCGGGTTTTGTTGCCCGCCTTCTTGAAAAGTATGTACGATTTAAATTGAAGATATCAACGCGAATGTCGTAATGACTCAACTTGGAGCGAAGCTTCATGCGAGGTTTTACCGAAAGGCAACCGGGGGATCACTGTTGATATTCTTAGACCAGGGCATTGGAGAGTTTCAGCGCGACTCAGAAGCCGCCGCAGCTTTCAGTGGCGTTCATacgaaaaaacaaacacaacggCGACGCCAGTTGCTGAAACGCAACGATCTATCGAGCGGAACTCGCGATTCCACGATGCTTGGGACACTTGACTTGGGCACAGAATTCTAACCCCAgcctgaaatgtatttatgaaaactttatatatatatatatatataaaaaagagacaaaactgaaaaaagggtatatagttgtgtgtgtgtgtgtgggggggggggggggcgactgaaaaataagaaaaagaaataatatatatataaaaggagATCCTCTTgtaattagtttttattttggctGAGCCTTTTTGGTTTTTCCCAGCCCCCTAGGGTGTGCTTTCTGTTTCGGTGCGTGTAAATATATCCCAGCATcctccattgttttttttgtttttctgcttccagCCTGTGTTTCATTCCGTTTGTCCCAGAACAACCAAAATGCGAACACAATCCCATCCTTTGAGAGTCGCTCGCTGTCACGTGGGTCGCTTTGTTTCCACTCTTTAGGCATCGCACGTCCTGAAAGAGCTTTACTCTTCCTGGACGGGCAATCCCGTCTGAGGATGGTGAGTAAAGCTcttcctggacttcctggacATCCTTGTCATGCCTCCAATAGTTTCCTTACCTGGCTTGCAATCTCGCCACTGCCTGAGCTCATGAAGTGGCCACCGACGTAttactttgaaatatttaaaaaagggcagtgattattttattttttttgtatcaataTTAGTTGGATATGTTTGTAAAGAATATATGTTAGATATTTCAAATTGTCATATGCTAGCAATATGTAAAGTATTGTGCGAGGCTTGTGATATTTTGGGTTACAAAAGCAAGTGAATGAGTGTAAATATTACTGatattaattattataaaatgacaaaagtaaCCATTAACTCTCTTTATATTTTGCATCCtatcagtaaaaataaaataaaatatgggaACACATCCAGAAGATTTTAAGCTATTTGTAAATtctataaaaaaagaataatatatatatatatatatatatatataaatatatatatatattcttgcCATTTGGTCTTTAAGCCAGTCAGGATAACGAGGGTTTTAATGTAGGGTTTTGAAATCCTTAGTTTATCTTTCATTTGTTTGCAGTTTTGCCTTAAGTGATAAAAGAGGTATTTCTGGCTGGACACCTGTATAAACTTTTTCTGcaacatttttaataaaatattacagtattttcaaaaagagacaaaaaatgGAGTTGTGAAGAAATGAAATGGTTCTGTAATTTTGacatttgtatgtatttattttgactttATTACACTGTTCTCGCTATTAAGAACACCCCGGCGTAAAATCTACATTCATGTCGAAAACTTACCAACCTTCCATGAAATTTGTGTTGCATCACGTCCGTGAGGAAAAATTCAACAGGTATTATTCTGTGTAATACACACATGCACCAGTTCGGAAAACAATTTGAGCATCACGTACTGCAGGATGTTATTAAAGTTATGAGGCCCAGGCGACGAGGCAGGCAGGGTCAGAACACCGGCGGACAGTCCGGGACACCGGAGAGTAGGAAACGTCACTAACGACCTGGCAGAGAACAGCATCTGTGCTGTGAGGCTGATGAAGAGATGAGCCGCAGGTGtcctgagcagcacaggtgacgtgGATGCGCTGATGACGGGCGTGGCCGGCAGAGCCGAGTGAGTCAAAAAGGAGGGCGGAGCTACATagagcaggaagctccagccGGGTTCCTGACACTTTCAAATGGGAACTGACCAACATTTCGCATCGGATTTCTTTTCCGAAGAAATTGCCGCAGattcaatgaaaatgaatgtgtgtccaCTTGTCCAAGTGTCCAAACTCTAAGCATTCGAGGACACATACTCGCACTGAAGTTAAGACGCAAATCAATTCTGGGAATCAACTCCTTGAACAATGTTCAACACCGTATTGCATCTTCAAACGGTTTCGGCTCTGCCAGCTCAGCGAAATTCTCCGATCGTTCCGGCCTTCCTGATTTGCCGTCGCGCTCCTTAAGGGAAATTCAGACGCACGCTCTGAGCTGAATACTAAAAAAAGTTTGAAGGTCTCCCCTGACAAGCACCCAGACACTCAGCATCCTGCATGCAGTAAAACTGCCTTGAAATCCCCCCCTTGCCTTCCCTCCCGCCTCGTACTGTTCAGTCTATTGATTCCCTTCGCACCAGGCGAGCAAATTACCATCTTACTTAAAACTAAAGTGACGGGGGTGGAAATCTTCAATAGCAATCTGCAGTAGCTGAGGCCTCGTGGATGTCTTCATACAAACGTCTGCACATTTGAAAATCAAAGAGGCTGATGTGTCAGATCATTTTTATGAGATGGGGGGGCGGGAGCATGCTTTCATTAGCAATATTACTCGATCCATAAATATACGATCCAGTACACGAGGCCGACAGGTGGTGACTTGTGTGCAAACAAAGTGGCGCGAATGCACAGACACCCTTTAATTTGGGGTGTAGGGggaaatgggggtgggggggggggggggtggaggaggacaagGGTCGGGTTAAGGGAGGAGTGATGCAAGGACAATGgtagtggggggtggggtgctGGATGTGAATGCTGGCGACTGGGCTGGAAGTTAATTAAGCTGGCAGCGGTCCTCCATCCCAGAGCTGCCACTCAAGGGCTCCAGTCTCCAGGCAGCCATTACCGAGGCCTATCGATCGCCACGGCGACAAGGTGGCGCACCAAATGGGAGCGGgcagggatgtgtgtgtgcgtgtgcggttTGGGGCCGCTGCACACAAATGAAGCAAGTGAGGCttcatttgtcccccccccccagataaacACCTCGGCGGCAAAGCCACTTGATTGCATCCCCCCCGGGTAGCCAGAGGTTTAATAGATGAATATGAAATCTTCAGAGTAAATATATATGCAGTTGAGTGGCGAGGAACCGAGGCAGCGGTGCTGGCCTCcagaacagcccccccccctcgcgtTTAGTCCCCCCCAAAAGTTTTCTCATCAGTTTCAAGTCAAGGTAGCCGACCCGTCGTCCATGCTGATGAGCGTCTCAAAGACGATGGCAGCAAAGGACCATGGGATTTCCCCTGCCGCAAAGATGTTAGAAACGTTATGCATTAATGGAtcagaagtgtgtgtctgtgtgtgtgtgtgtgtctgtgtgtgcgtgtccggCCACTGCAACACAGCCATCGGAGTTTATTTTACCATAAAGCATCTTGACAGCAGGTGATTTGTCTTTCCCAGGCCTTTTTTAAATACCTTATCATCTGTCCTTGGTTTGATTAATGTGCTACACGGTTCCTGAGAGTATCTTGGCTCAGAACTTGTTACACTTGGTGCAGAGTCAAAAGTGTGCCCTCAACTATTGGCCAGGTTCTAGGTCTGAGGTCATGCACGTCCTCCAAACGGGACAAGAATGGCGAGATCGGGACAAGAAGCTTTAGAGAACATTCCTTGCATTGGAATTGAGTTCCTACAATCATTTCAAATTGAAGCACCGACTTCTTGATGAGCTGGTgcctcatccggggtgtacttTGCCCCATAgcctgctgggatagactccagcaacacccgtgacccgcacgAGACGGATAAGTGGATTTAGACAAGATGCCTATTAgaagatgggtggatggatgcacAACCCAAAAGCAGGCTCACCTTCCCAGATttcaaatggaaaacaaactgaTCCATCTTATTGTaccatgaaaaatgtcttctggatctgatccagaatgaggtcaggaaattatgtgacattttaacattaaaaccccatgagtgagggttgctatggtgactgctGGTTGATTTCCACCCCTTTTTTAGATGCAATAAAAGTAGGGACATTATTTTGGGTGCAAATTaaaatatagggagactgagaagcttggcggaggtctgcgctctgagtgcttttcgagttttTAAATGTGTTCGAATGATTTTGTAAATCACtacaagattattttttttgcatgtcaaAACTTGAAATCTATTTGTGTAATATAATGTAAGCAGTGGAGCAGATAAGGATTTAAGAAGTTCCACTCCACTATAGCATCCTGTTATATTCTAGTTCTCCTGTTCTGCCTTTTATGCTGTTGTTCATCAAATGCTCACGAGCAAGCGGTAAAGATTATTCTGCTATATATAGCAATGCTGTTACTGCGTTGGAAAGCAGGGAAGAGAGCATCGCCCTCTGATGGAAGCCGCAGCGTGTCGGACATGGAGGTCGGTGCCGAGTGGGATTTTGTCCTGCCACTCCGTCGCCAGATGAAGCAGCACAGATGATTTATGGCGGCTGGCTCGGTGCAGGGAGAAATGTTTCCACTGGCCTCAGCAGACGCAGCCAAAATCGGGTTACTCGCCAAAACGTAAAAGGTTTGTCTCGGACTAATAAATGCAATCACGGCTTCGCTTCCCTGCAGGTTGTTTTAATGCCGCTGTATTACAGGAGTATCTCGTCTCACTCCCCAAACCACAGACGCAGCCCTGTCAAAGTGGCTGCAGCGTCCAACAAAGGGATCCTCTGAGATCCTGCAAAAGTAAAAGAAGAAAGGACAACCCTTACTAATAATTAGTCACGACATTACCTAGAAAAgccctccgccgagcagctcgttcccccctcctaactggatctgcaccgtccacatggtgatctggatcaaaaggttctagattgttcttggtgtctttatacaccaatcaggaaaagcaaaagtgaatcggagttgatgtacatttttaactgatttttgaaaccTTAAATGgggtaaaatatttatttttactgactccattctcgatccgatccagaagatattCGGCGGtcagatagaggcccccaccctattcgcctgtgtcaaattccataaacactggtcaataatcaaccgagatattgaggaacagcccccccctccttacTGAACTGTCACCCCGCCTTTTTAACCGGTATATCTCTGCCTCGTAATTGCACTATTGGCTTGATGCCAAACTGCATTCcatgtgcaatgacaataaagttgaatGTAAAAGAACATAAAATGTCCAGAAAAGAAAGTCTCAACTGAAAGTTTATTCTAATCACTTTGTCTTGCGCCAATAAATAATTCAGCAAAGTCTGTAATTTTTTTGGCAGCAGATGAGGAAAATGCTTCAGAACATCTGCAAACAAGGCTTAAAAGACAATTCTGGATCAATCTTTATCGGGCTGCAGCATCGTGGATTTTTGCCATATCGTATAATGCTGCACCAATTATGCTGTGTCGATGCGCCGTGAGAGAGCAGAGTTTATTAAAGGGGGGGTATTTGCACAGGGGCAGCACATCCTCCATTGGTTATCCCTTTGAAGATACTTCTATTAGCTGTGCATCGGTTGCAGCCCAATATTAAAGTTCCTGATAAGAGCAGGAACTTTCATATTAACCTTAATATTAACTTTCATATTAACCTTAATGCACACCTGAATAAAGACAACTTTCAGTTCTGGTTTGTGGAGTTGGGTTTAAATATAACTGCTTACATCGTTTTGGTTTTACAGTTTGGGTTAATTTGAACTTGTAACTCTTGCTGTATGAAGGTTCGAAAAGTTGCTTTAAAGAAGCCAAGCGAAGAATGGcggctggtaaaaaaaaatgcatttagatTCATGACACACATATTTATCTTTGCACACTACCTGACAATCCCTCAACCAGAAAGCACTTTTGTGGCATTGGTGAGAAGAAATTACCTTTTAACAGGCAAGAAACTTGATGGTTGGTGGCAAATCTACCTTGACCAGCGCCAGATGGACAGTGGGgagggaaatggggggggggggaagagggagACTAATCGGGCTGAAAATACAGCCACAGACCTCGACGATGTAAATACATTGACAGAAATATAGAAACATTTCTGACAAGTTATAAAACTCGTTTATGGCTGTACCAAAAGTGGCTCCCCGCCACACCGTGAATGTCACGATTGTTCTCGCGGCGTCACCTTGACTTGCCCGGTTTGCGAGGCTGAGACTACAATTAACTTTGGTTGACGGTGTGAAAGCGGTTTAGGAAGTGGCACACCTGTCACAGATGTTGAGGGAATGATCGACACCCTGAGACGCTCGCAGGATCTGCAGCGAAACGGCCTTTACGAGTGAAAGCCACCAAAACAAATCATGAAATCCGAGTGCTTCTGTTTTTCACTCACAGCAATCCTGTCCtatgtgcgtgttttttttctcctgacgGAGGAAGTCGACGGTGCTAATTTCGCACTCCTTCGCCGTAATGACAATGTTTCTGTCGGCTCTCAGGGGTCACCATGAGGACGGCGTCTTGTTCTGTGGGTGTGCAGCGACCCGCTTAAAGAGTCAGCGGGTCCTTCCGAAGATTTTATTTAGGACACATTTAACTAGGTTTGAATATAtcgcagttttttttaaatatatataattatgcCCCAAGGACATAATATTTGTGGACAGCATGAAGTCTTCACCCGGCATATTAACTTTAGTCGGAGCTGTGAAATGAGCTTTTGCAAAAGGGCCCGActgcacaagaagaagaagaagaagaagaaggagaagctcCTATTTTTATTGAACCCCAGAAAACATATTTGTAATTACAGGGAAAAACTAAACATATTATCACTCCTATTTTTCCCTTAAAAATACTTTGCTCCCACTTTCACTggg
Coding sequences within:
- the LOC137915822 gene encoding neuroligin-4, X-linked-like; the encoded protein is PGFLSTGDQAAKGNYGLLDQIQALRWIKENIQAFKGDPKRVTIFGSGAGASCVSLLTLSHYSEDMFQKAIIQSGTALSSWAVNYQPAKYTRVLAEKVGCNMLDTIDLVECLQNKNYKELIEQYITPAKYHIAFGPVIDGDVIPDDPQILMEQGEFLNYDIMLGVNQGEGFKFVDGIVDSEDGVSANDFDFAVSDFVDHLYGYPEGKDTLRETIKFMYTDWADKENPETRRKTLVALFTDHQWVAPAVATADLHAQYGSPTYFYAFYHHCQSDMKPSWADSAHGDEVPYVFGIPMIGPTDLFNCNFSKNDVMLSAVVMTYWTNFAKTGDPNQPVPQDTKFIHTKPNRFEEVAWTKYNPKDQLYLHIGLKPRVRDHYRATKVAFWLELVPHLHNINEFFQYVSTTTKIPPQDTTPYPYTKRFPGKNSWPSTTRHPGVPPTNTRQTTDQRKSGDLTDESTVLIETKRDYSTELSVTIAVGASLLFLNILAFAALYYKKDKRRHESNRRVPTPQRSAAPAGAPAAANDVAHLQSEELMSLQMKQQQLEHEHHHECEALQTHDTLRLTCPPDYTLTLRRSPDDIPLMTPSTITMIPNSLAAMQPLHNFNTFGSSQNSTNLPHGHSTTRV